The following DNA comes from Teredinibacter haidensis.
ATGTCCCGCGGGACTGGCTAGACAGGAAGGACTTTTATGTTGTTCCCGGACATATCAATGTCAAGGTCTCGATCCCCAATAATACGGTTATTGTTGAATTTGCTGACGCGTACTCAGCCATTCGAACAAAATTACTAAAATCCGAGCGCATATCAGAACATCAGGCACTGGCCGAGTACTACAACAATATCGGCATGGAATACATGGAGAAAAAGGATTACGCAACAGCCATTGCCTATATGCATAAATCCACAAAAACCTATAGAAAAGTCGGCTCTGTATGGTCTAACCTCGGCGTTGCATACAAAATTAGCGGGCACCTGAAGCTGGCTCAAGATGCCTATGAAAAAGGACTTAAGTACGACAAGCGCAACCCCTCGATTATCAACAATATCTACATTCTCTATCAGCAAACAGGTCAGATGGCTAAGGCTGAAAAGCTGGCGAAAAAAGTCGAAGGCTACAGCAAGACAAACCCGTATTACCTGGAGAAACTCGCAGGTTCCGATATGTCTATGGGCAACTACAAGCATGCCGTTCGTTTACTGAGAAAAGCCGTACATATCAAAGAAGATGAGCCTAAGTTTTATTTGGCTATGGCTTTTGCTTACCATCAGTTGGGTGAGTACGAAAAAAGTATAAGCTCCGTAACGCTGGCCCAGAAGCACTCTGTGAGCCAGGCCGAATATGATCGTTATGGACACAAACTCAATGTGTTGCGCAGCTACCAGGCGGGGCTATAAGCGGCGAAAGCCGCTAAAAAACAATAGCATGATTACTCGCCGCTTTAAGTTCCTCCACTTTTAGTAGTGGCTCATATCTTTGGGAACATCTATTTTACGGGGATGTTGCGGCCTTTCCCCCTGTCCTTTTCTGAACTCGCGCAGCTGAAAAATGTATGCCAATACTTGGGCAACAGCCACGTATAAACCCGCCGGTATTTCCTCATCCAAGTCCGTTGTGTTGTAGATAGCTCGCGCTAACAATGGCGCCTCTACAAATTCGATTTTCTTTTCTTTTGCGACTTCACGAATTTTCAAGGCCATAAAGTCAACTCCCTTCGCCAACAATATGGGGGTTTGCATTGTCTCTGGGTTATATTTAAGCGCAATGGAATAGTGCGTTGGGTTGGTAATCACTACATCTGCATCGGGTACAGAAGCCATCATTCTCGATTGGGCAATCTGCTGCTGCATTTGCCGAATCTTCCCTTTCACCTCAGGCTTTCCTTCGGAATCTTTCATCTCGTCTTTAATGTCCTGCCGGGACATTTTCAACTTTTTGGCGTGATCCCATATCTGAAAGGGAATATCCACCATCGCAATAATAATGGTGGCGGAGGAAAGAAAAACTGCAGCCCATAAGCTCAGCGTAACCGAGTGAATAATGCCCTGCTCTATACCCTCATTTGCCAAGCCTAGGAGCGCGTCCTGCATCGACTTTAACAACACAAAAGCAACCCCTACAACCACCAATATTTTACCGATTGCCTTTACCAGCTCGATCAGTGACTTGGCGGAAAACATCCGTCCCAGCCCCTTTATAGGGTCCATACGATCGAGTTTCGGCGCTAGGGATTTCGTACTAAACAACCAACCGCCCAAAGCAACCGGCCCGGCAATCGCAGCGACAAGAACGATAGAAAAAAATGGGATCAAGCCCAGAAAAGCCTGCCAAAAGGACGCGCCCAGCTGGGCAAACATAAATTCTGTATCGAATATAGATTCTCGACTCATCTGGAAATTCATGCGAATAATGGTCATCATTTTGCCTGCAAGCAAACTGCCAAAAAACACTAGGCCCAGAGTACCTGCTAACAAAACAGCCGTTGTTGTTAATTCCTTCGACCGGGGAACCTGCCCCTCTTCCCGAGCTTTATCCAGCTTTTTCGGCGTTGCTTCTTCCGTTTTTTCCTGCGAGCTATCGTCGTCTGCCATCGCTATCGGTCCACCCGCCCCGTTAGAGTTTAAGCATTCGACTAACCGCGTCGAACCCAAACACCATGGTGTTATTGAAGATATCGATAAAATTCGACAACCCCACCCAAATCAACAACAAGCCGCACATTAGCGTAAACGGAAAACCCACCGCAAAAATATTTAGCTGCGGAGCTGCACGGCTCATAACACCAAATGCCATATTCACAAATAGTAGCGATGTTAGTACCGGCAACGCCAGTACAAGCGCTGATGCAAACATCCAACTAGCGAGGTTGACTATCTGCATAAAAACACTGGGCTGCAAATAGAAATGACCCGGCTGCAGTGTTTGAAAGCTTTCTACAATTAAAGAGATTAAAACTAAGTGCCCATCGACGGAGACAAAAATTAGTGTTGTCAACATTAAGAAAAATTGGGAAACAACGGTAGTTTGTACACCGTTGGTGGGATCGTTCATAGAGGCGAAACCAAGGCCCATTTTCATGGCCATATATTGCCCGCACAATACAAACATTTGAAAAAATATTTGAAAACTGAAGCCAACGACCACGCCAACCAACACCTCCTGAACAATAAATCCGAGGGCCTGTAGACTAAGCAAAGGTACTTGCGGTATAGCCGGTATAAAGGGCGCAACGCAAATGCTAACCAGTACCGCCAGCACCAAACGAACTCTGGCATTGACAATACGAGAGCCGATTACCGGCATGACCATAAACATTACGCCAATGCGTACAAAGGGTAAAAAGTATTGCTGAATAAAGACGTAGAGTTGCGCCTCTGTAAGTTCCATTACCCAATTATCTCGGGTATTTTCATCATTAACGATGTGAATAAATCACTGAGGCGCTGAACCAGCCAGGGGCCAGTCATCATAATGGTTGCCAAGGTAACCAGCAGGCGAGGAAGAAAGCTCAACGTTTGCTCATTAATTTGGGTGGCGGCCTGAAAAGTACTTACCACTAATCCGACCATCAAACTAGGGCCAACAATAACAACAACCATGGATACCGTTAAATAGAAGGCCTCACCAAAGAGTTGTAGTGCAATTTCCGGTGTCATAATGCGCTCCCGGCGGGTGTTAGATTCCGAAACTGGCGGCCAGCGTGCCGATAATCAGCCCCCAACCATCTACTAGAACAAACAGCATAATTTTAAACGGCAGAGAAATAATCAGCGGGGACAGCATCATCATACCCATGGCCATCAACACACTGGCTACCACGATATCGATAACCAAAAAGGGAATAAAAATAATAAAACCGATCTGAAACGCAGTTTTCAGCTCAGATGTCACAAAAGCAGGCAAAAGCACACTAAAGGGCACCTCGTGCGTTGATGCTACGGGCTCTAATCGGCCGATACGAAAAAACAAATCAAGATCGGTTTCACGTGTATTTGTCAACATAAAGGCATGAAATGGAATTTTAGTGTTTTCCAGCGCCTGGTTCGCGGAAATCTGTTCGTTAATATAGGGCTGCAATGCGTTTTCATTAACCTCATTAAGTACTGGCGACATAATAAAAAACGAAAGGAATAGCGAGAGCCCAATCAGAATCTGATTAGAAGGAGACTGCTGCAACCCGAGAGCCTGCCTCAAGATGGAAAACACGATAATGATACGGGTAAAGGATGTCATCATCATAAGGATCGCTGGCAAAAATGTCAGCGCTGTCATTAAGAACAGAATTTGTAACGTTACCGTATATTCCTGACTACCATCGTTATTCGTTTTTACCGTAACAGCTGGTAGACCTTGAATAGGCTTAAAGCCTTGCACCCCCTTCTGAAGCATAGCTTCTGCCGCTGCCGTGCCTCCATTTTCCTGGGCGGCTGCAAATTGAGGGTAGACACTTACCAACAGAGTTAGACATAAAAAAATCGCTATGTGTAGCTGTTTGAACGGTAAAAAACCATCATTTCGCTGCATTAGGACTTACTTCCCTGATCGAGAATGGACTTCAAATAACGGGCAAACTCCTGCCCCTTTTTCAGCGGTTGTACATTTTTTTTGTTGATATCTTCCTGCATAGCGTCTCCTGTGTAATGAGGAGGCGTCTCCATTTTTTGTATTAAATTGACCCGCCCCGGGGCCACACCCAACAACAGGCGAGTACCCTCTACGTCGATGAGTACAGCTTTTTCGCGGGCGCTCAACGGGAGATTAGCCAGTACTTTCATGTGCGCCCCCGCCTGAAAGTTGCCGTATCCCAAGCGTTTGGTCAGCCACGCCATAGCAAAGATCAATATAGTCACAAAAAGAAGACCAAACGCCACCTGGCCCAGCACGCGAGTAGGTGCCATCACTTCTTTGTCTGCAATCGGCTCTTTCACAGCTTGTGCAACGGCGCCAGCCTCTGCCGCTATTCCCTCGTCCAAAGACCAACAAAAGGGTGTGGCGCTCAGGCTGATGAAAAACACAACAACCAAGCAAGCAAAGGTGCGCTTTTTCGATGGCGAAACAATCTGTGTGCTTCTGTCGTTTATCTCCATGGCGAGCGTCCCTACTTGAGCTTTTTAATGCGCTCCGAAGGACTAATAACATCGGTCATTCGAATGCCAAATTTTTCGTTCACCACAACCACTTCACCGTGAGCTATCAATGTTCCATTCACCAGTACATCCAGGGGTTCTCCTGCGAGCCTATCCAACTCAATAACGGAACCCTGGTTTAGCTGTAGCAAATTGCGAATGGTAATTGAGGTTCGCCCCACTTCCATTGAGATTTTAACGGGAATATCGAGAATAACGTCAAGATCCGGATTACCATTGCCCTGCCCCGTAGAGACGCTTTCAAATTCGTCCAGTTCCATCGTCTCCGCTTCATCCTCAGGAGCATCCTGCTCTTCCATCGCTGCAGCCCATTCGTCAGCCATACTGCCCTGATCGACATCATCATCACTCATGACCGTCTCCTTCTTCTCTTGTTACGGGGACTTTGGGTCGAGCCACAAAATCCAGAATTTTTAATGCGAGATTTTCGTGACTCTGCCCGAATTGTGTTTTGAACATAGGCACACCATTCGCGGTAGCGATATGTGCTTCCGGCATATTAATAGGGATAATGTCGCCCTCTTTTAAATCCACGATATCGCGCAGGCTGATTTCGCGGCGAACAACATCGCACTCCAAATCAACCCGCGCATCCATTACATCTTCACGCAAGGCTCGCACCCAACGCTCGTCGCGTTCGTCGGTATCGGACTGCAGTCCAGCATCGAGCACTTCTCTAATGGGTTCCACCATGGAATACGGCATAGTGATATGCAGTTCACCGCCGCCGCCATCCAGCTCAACATGAAAGGTGCTCACAACAACCACTTCACTCGGGCTTACAATATTGGCCATGGAAGGGTTGACTTCGGAGTTGATGTACTCAAAGTCGATCACTTTTACGGCCTTCCAGGCTTCACGTAAATCGACAAATACCTGTTCCAACACCATTTGCACAACGCGCAGCTCTGTTGGAGTGAATTCACGGCCTTCAATTTTCGCGTGACGACCATCGCCACCAAAAAAATTGTCGACTAACTTAAAAACGAGTTTTGCATCCAGAATAATCAATGCCGTTCCGCGCAGAGGCCGAAACTTGATCATATTTAGACTGGTAGGTACGTAAAGCGTATGAACGTATTCGCCAAACTTTTGAATTTGAATACCGCCCACAGAAACATCTGCAGTGCGCCGCAGCAGGTTAAACATACTGATGCGGGTATAACGGGCAAAACGCTCGTTGATCATTTCCAAGGTGGGCATGCGCCCGCGAACAATACGATCCTGACTTGTTAGATCGTAATTACGGATTCCACCGTTATCCTGATCGTCCTCTGTTTCTATATCACCGTCATCAACGCCATGTAAGAGCGCGTCAATTTCGTCTTGCGAGAGTAAATCTTGCACAGTTGCTCCTGGTAATTACTGCATGACAAAATTGGTAAAAAGCACCATTTCTACACCGGGCTTGCCAATTTCTTCCTGCATAATTCTCTGTAATTCTTGCAAACACTGCTGTCTTAGCAGCTCTTTACCTTCCGCAGTCTGGAGCTCTTCGTACAACTGACCGCCTATAAGAAGGTTCAAACCATTACGCACTTTTGGCATATGTAGCTCAACCGCAGAAACGACATCGTCATCTCTTATCAACAGCGTTAACTCTGCCTGTAAATATCGCTGCCGCCCTTTCACATCAAAATTCACAATAATCGCGGGTTTAATGGGGTAATAGATCGCAGGTATTGGCGGAGGCTCTACTTCTTCCGTATTGCCATCTGCGAGCTCCTGCGGAGATGGGGCGAAAAATTTCAGCGCCGCCAACGTGCCACCTACAGAAATTCCAGCAATTATCAGCGCTAACACAATTAGAAGAATCAGCTTTTTTTTGCCTCCCCCTTCTGCGCCATCTTCGCTTTGCTCGTTGCCATTTTCGTCTTCATCAGCCATGTCAAACTTCCGTCTTATTCCGCCGGTAATTATCCAGTGAGCAAGAGATATGCCAAGCTCCCGTCACCGCTCTATTGGTAAATGTAGACCTTGACTGTGTCTTTGGCTGAGTTTTTTATGATTGGAAGAATAAGGGTAGCGTGTAGGAATAAGCCCGCTGCTCAGCAGGCTTGTGGAGCTGCAGGGTTAGCTTAAGCGTAGTAATCAATTCCAGAACTAACGCTGAGCTGTACCGTTTTAAGCTCGCCGTCACCCTCGGTCAGTGAAGTGCCCGCTACGGCGGCTTCTGCCGATTGATTCTGATCAGCCTCAGCCTGCTGCTGCTGTGCGGAGTGGTCTGAT
Coding sequences within:
- a CDS encoding tetratricopeptide repeat protein is translated as MINTSVYRCATFSLILALAFFAVPTVLATNDIISVTEPNPDNLYQQLTAVPSPIPNQSLDLSTLPKIEDVDLLAIDDEIKQILDLEIRPIHSKSEKARQLHRLLFHPMYLGITYNYGKTLTAQQAYNAGTGNCLSHASLYLAAARYVGLNAQFQIVDVPRDWLDRKDFYVVPGHINVKVSIPNNTVIVEFADAYSAIRTKLLKSERISEHQALAEYYNNIGMEYMEKKDYATAIAYMHKSTKTYRKVGSVWSNLGVAYKISGHLKLAQDAYEKGLKYDKRNPSIINNIYILYQQTGQMAKAEKLAKKVEGYSKTNPYYLEKLAGSDMSMGNYKHAVRLLRKAVHIKEDEPKFYLAMAFAYHQLGEYEKSISSVTLAQKHSVSQAEYDRYGHKLNVLRSYQAGL
- the flhB gene encoding flagellar biosynthesis protein FlhB, translated to MADDDSSQEKTEEATPKKLDKAREEGQVPRSKELTTTAVLLAGTLGLVFFGSLLAGKMMTIIRMNFQMSRESIFDTEFMFAQLGASFWQAFLGLIPFFSIVLVAAIAGPVALGGWLFSTKSLAPKLDRMDPIKGLGRMFSAKSLIELVKAIGKILVVVGVAFVLLKSMQDALLGLANEGIEQGIIHSVTLSLWAAVFLSSATIIIAMVDIPFQIWDHAKKLKMSRQDIKDEMKDSEGKPEVKGKIRQMQQQIAQSRMMASVPDADVVITNPTHYSIALKYNPETMQTPILLAKGVDFMALKIREVAKEKKIEFVEAPLLARAIYNTTDLDEEIPAGLYVAVAQVLAYIFQLREFRKGQGERPQHPRKIDVPKDMSHY
- the fliR gene encoding flagellar biosynthetic protein FliR, with amino-acid sequence MELTEAQLYVFIQQYFLPFVRIGVMFMVMPVIGSRIVNARVRLVLAVLVSICVAPFIPAIPQVPLLSLQALGFIVQEVLVGVVVGFSFQIFFQMFVLCGQYMAMKMGLGFASMNDPTNGVQTTVVSQFFLMLTTLIFVSVDGHLVLISLIVESFQTLQPGHFYLQPSVFMQIVNLASWMFASALVLALPVLTSLLFVNMAFGVMSRAAPQLNIFAVGFPFTLMCGLLLIWVGLSNFIDIFNNTMVFGFDAVSRMLKL
- a CDS encoding flagellar biosynthetic protein FliQ produces the protein MTPEIALQLFGEAFYLTVSMVVVIVGPSLMVGLVVSTFQAATQINEQTLSFLPRLLVTLATIMMTGPWLVQRLSDLFTSLMMKIPEIIG
- the fliP gene encoding flagellar type III secretion system pore protein FliP (The bacterial flagellar biogenesis protein FliP forms a type III secretion system (T3SS)-type pore required for flagellar assembly.) yields the protein MLQKGVQGFKPIQGLPAVTVKTNNDGSQEYTVTLQILFLMTALTFLPAILMMMTSFTRIIIVFSILRQALGLQQSPSNQILIGLSLFLSFFIMSPVLNEVNENALQPYINEQISANQALENTKIPFHAFMLTNTRETDLDLFFRIGRLEPVASTHEVPFSVLLPAFVTSELKTAFQIGFIIFIPFLVIDIVVASVLMAMGMMMLSPLIISLPFKIMLFVLVDGWGLIIGTLAASFGI
- the fliO gene encoding flagellar biosynthetic protein FliO, which codes for MEINDRSTQIVSPSKKRTFACLVVVFFISLSATPFCWSLDEGIAAEAGAVAQAVKEPIADKEVMAPTRVLGQVAFGLLFVTILIFAMAWLTKRLGYGNFQAGAHMKVLANLPLSAREKAVLIDVEGTRLLLGVAPGRVNLIQKMETPPHYTGDAMQEDINKKNVQPLKKGQEFARYLKSILDQGSKS
- the fliN gene encoding flagellar motor switch protein FliN, with product MSDDDVDQGSMADEWAAAMEEQDAPEDEAETMELDEFESVSTGQGNGNPDLDVILDIPVKISMEVGRTSITIRNLLQLNQGSVIELDRLAGEPLDVLVNGTLIAHGEVVVVNEKFGIRMTDVISPSERIKKLK
- the fliM gene encoding flagellar motor switch protein FliM, whose translation is MQDLLSQDEIDALLHGVDDGDIETEDDQDNGGIRNYDLTSQDRIVRGRMPTLEMINERFARYTRISMFNLLRRTADVSVGGIQIQKFGEYVHTLYVPTSLNMIKFRPLRGTALIILDAKLVFKLVDNFFGGDGRHAKIEGREFTPTELRVVQMVLEQVFVDLREAWKAVKVIDFEYINSEVNPSMANIVSPSEVVVVSTFHVELDGGGGELHITMPYSMVEPIREVLDAGLQSDTDERDERWVRALREDVMDARVDLECDVVRREISLRDIVDLKEGDIIPINMPEAHIATANGVPMFKTQFGQSHENLALKILDFVARPKVPVTREEGDGHE
- a CDS encoding flagellar basal body-associated FliL family protein; the encoded protein is MADEDENGNEQSEDGAEGGGKKKLILLIVLALIIAGISVGGTLAALKFFAPSPQELADGNTEEVEPPPIPAIYYPIKPAIIVNFDVKGRQRYLQAELTLLIRDDDVVSAVELHMPKVRNGLNLLIGGQLYEELQTAEGKELLRQQCLQELQRIMQEEIGKPGVEMVLFTNFVMQ